In Streptomyces dangxiongensis, one DNA window encodes the following:
- a CDS encoding tetratricopeptide repeat protein encodes MPIPEDVTGDEIDKDVRQELQSLPKTLAEDVAKNLVMVARLLDEDPEGAYGYSKVALRLASRVAAVREAAGFAAYATQKYAEALGEFRAARRMTGTVELWPVMADCERGLGRPEKALDMAGAPEVHKLDKAGQVEMRLVAAGARRDMGQLDAAIVTLQSPELASQSVQPWTARLRYAYADALLAAGREREAREWFAKAVEADRDSSTDASDRLAELDGVEFVDALAEEETSGVEDAEEAAEVDEADEAEEPGKPVESTEAVESTEAIESTEAVESDESGHVASPEAGDKD; translated from the coding sequence CTGCCGATCCCCGAGGACGTCACCGGTGACGAGATCGACAAGGACGTCCGGCAGGAGCTTCAGAGTCTGCCCAAGACGCTCGCGGAGGATGTCGCCAAGAACCTGGTGATGGTCGCCCGGCTGCTCGACGAGGACCCCGAGGGCGCGTACGGCTACTCCAAGGTGGCCCTGCGTCTGGCGTCCCGCGTGGCCGCCGTACGGGAGGCCGCCGGGTTCGCCGCGTACGCCACCCAGAAGTACGCCGAGGCTCTCGGGGAGTTCCGGGCCGCCCGGCGGATGACGGGCACCGTGGAGCTGTGGCCGGTGATGGCCGACTGCGAGCGTGGGCTCGGTCGGCCCGAGAAGGCGCTGGACATGGCCGGTGCCCCGGAGGTGCACAAGCTGGACAAGGCCGGGCAGGTCGAGATGCGGCTCGTCGCCGCCGGTGCCCGGCGTGACATGGGGCAGTTGGACGCGGCCATCGTGACGCTTCAGAGCCCCGAGCTGGCCTCCCAGTCGGTGCAGCCGTGGACCGCTCGCCTGCGCTACGCGTACGCCGACGCGCTGCTGGCCGCCGGCCGGGAGCGCGAGGCGCGTGAGTGGTTCGCGAAGGCGGTCGAGGCCGACCGGGACAGCAGCACGGACGCGTCGGACCGGCTGGCCGAGCTGGACGGCGTGGAGTTCGTCGACGCCCTGGCCGAGGAGGAGACCTCCGGGGTCGAGGACGCCGAGGAGGCCGCCGAGGTCGACGAGGCCGACGAGGCTGAGGAGCCCGGCAAGCCCGTCGAGTCCACGGAGGCCGTCGAGTCCACGGAGGCCATCGAGTCCACGGAGGCCGTCGAGTCCGACGAGTCCGGGCATGTCGCCTCCCCGGAGGCCGGCGACAAGGACTGA
- a CDS encoding DUF1015 domain-containing protein gives MKTAGHSEATARRGLELTPFRGLRYDPDRVGSLASVTSPPYDVVVRPDGLHHLQSADPYNIVRLILPQAGTPSARTEQAADTLRRWLDEGILTADPEPCLYVYEQQDTDGMLQRGVIGTLRVTDPAEGVVLPHEDVMPPVVADRAALMRATRANLEPLLLTYRGDGTAAEVVERTAARPPLLATTTEDGFHHRLWSVTDPDDVTRIRSDLAGRQALIADGHHRWATYLRLRAEHPSPSPWDHGLVLLVDTARYPLRVRAIHRLLHGLPVADALTAVTGMFRIQRLDVPLPQALEALADASCEGNAFLLAGDGSFHLLDRPDPDLLARTIPADRPAAWRSLDATVLHTTLLEHVWRIPEDSAAHIAYIHDTSATVAKAERDGGTAVLMHPVREEVVRDLARQGVTMPRKSTSFGPKPASGLVLRALDI, from the coding sequence ATGAAGACAGCAGGTCACTCGGAGGCAACGGCGCGCCGAGGCCTGGAACTCACCCCGTTCCGAGGCCTCCGTTACGACCCCGACCGGGTCGGCAGCCTCGCCTCCGTCACGTCCCCTCCCTACGATGTCGTCGTGCGCCCCGACGGCCTGCACCACCTCCAGTCCGCCGACCCCTACAACATCGTCCGGCTGATCCTGCCCCAGGCCGGCACCCCCAGCGCCCGCACCGAGCAGGCGGCCGACACCCTCCGCCGCTGGCTGGACGAGGGCATCCTCACCGCGGACCCGGAGCCCTGCCTCTACGTGTACGAGCAGCAGGACACCGACGGCATGCTCCAGCGCGGGGTCATCGGCACCCTGCGCGTCACGGATCCCGCGGAGGGCGTGGTGCTGCCGCACGAGGACGTCATGCCGCCCGTGGTCGCCGACCGCGCGGCCCTGATGCGCGCCACGCGCGCGAACCTCGAACCGCTGCTGCTGACGTACCGGGGCGACGGCACCGCCGCCGAGGTCGTCGAACGCACGGCCGCCCGCCCGCCGCTGCTGGCCACGACCACCGAGGACGGCTTCCACCACCGGCTGTGGTCCGTCACCGACCCCGACGACGTCACCCGCATCCGGTCCGACCTGGCCGGCCGGCAGGCCCTGATCGCCGACGGCCACCACCGCTGGGCCACCTACCTGCGGCTGCGCGCCGAACACCCCTCCCCGAGCCCCTGGGACCATGGCCTGGTCCTCCTGGTGGACACGGCCCGCTATCCACTGCGGGTCCGCGCCATCCACCGGCTGCTGCACGGCCTGCCGGTCGCCGACGCCCTGACGGCCGTGACGGGCATGTTCCGGATCCAGCGTCTCGACGTGCCGCTGCCCCAGGCCCTGGAGGCGCTCGCCGACGCCTCCTGCGAGGGCAACGCCTTCCTGCTGGCCGGCGACGGCTCCTTCCACCTCCTCGACCGTCCGGACCCCGACCTGCTGGCCCGGACGATCCCGGCGGACCGCCCGGCCGCCTGGCGTTCCCTGGACGCCACGGTCCTGCACACCACGCTGCTGGAGCACGTCTGGCGGATCCCGGAGGACTCTGCGGCCCACATCGCCTACATACACGACACGTCCGCGACGGTCGCCAAGGCGGAACGCGACGGCGGTACGGCCGTCCTGATGCACCCGGTCCGCGAGGAGGTCGTCCGCGACCTGGCCCGGCAGGGCGTCACGATGCCCCGCAAGTCGACGTCGTTCGGCCCGAAACCGGCCTCGGGACTGGTGCTGCGCGCGCTGGACATCTGA